The genomic interval GTATGCAGCCATTCGTGGTAGATAATACCAATCCCGGAGCGGCAGACAGGGAGAAATATATCCGGCTTGCCCTGGAAAACAAATTCAGGGTCATAGGATATTATTTCCGCTCCAACCTCGCAGATGCCCTGGAAAGGAACAGCCGGCGGAGCGGGAAAGCGCTGATCCCGAAAGTGGGTGTTTTAAACACTTATAAACGCCTGGAAGTACCACAGCTAAGTGAGGGATTTGACGAGCTGCATTATGTGGAATTAGGCGAAAACGGTTTTACGATAAGAGCATGGAATCATGAAATTTGATGAACTAGACAGTAAAATGCGGGTATATGAAACCGCGCATGACAGAAGCGTTTTGCCTGGTATGTACATGGTGGCCCGTATTGATGGCAGGGGTTTTACCAAACTGACGAAGGAAGTACACCCCTTCGAAGCCCCATTTGACCCGGTATTCAGGGACTATATGATTGAAACAGTGAAACACCTGATGAATAGCGG from Chitinophaga filiformis carries:
- a CDS encoding AAA family ATPase — its product is MEAIIFCGLQATGKTGFYKEHFLQTHVRISLDLLKSRYREDLFLGACIKGMQPFVVDNTNPGAADREKYIRLALENKFRVIGYYFRSNLADALERNSRRSGKALIPKVGVLNTYKRLEVPQLSEGFDELHYVELGENGFTIRAWNHEI